A portion of the Lolium rigidum isolate FL_2022 chromosome 1, APGP_CSIRO_Lrig_0.1, whole genome shotgun sequence genome contains these proteins:
- the LOC124684575 gene encoding ESCRT-related protein CHMP1: protein MGNPEKLMAQIFDLKFTSKSLQRQARKCEKEEKEQKLKVKKAIEKGNVDGARIYAENAIRKRTEHMNYLRLASRLDAVVARLDTQAKMQAIGKSMGNIVKSLDSSLATGNLQKMSETMDSFERQFVNMEVQAEFMEGAMAGSTSLSTPETEVNSLMQQVADDYGLEVSVGLPQAAAHAIPAAKDKEKVDEDDLTRRLAELKARG, encoded by the coding sequence ATGGGCAACCCGGAGAAGCTGATGGCGCAGATCTTCGACCTCAAGTTCACCTCCAAGTCGCTGCAGCGGCAGGCGCGCAAGTgcgagaaggaggagaaggagcagAAGCTCAAGGTGAAGAAGGCCATCGAGAAGGGCAACGTCGACGGCGCGCGCATCTACGCCGAGAACGCCATCCGCAAGCGCACCGAGCACATGAACTACCTGCGCCTCGCATCCCGCCtcgacgccgtcgtcgcccgccTCGACACGCAGGCCAAGATGCAGGCCATCGGAAAGTCCATGGGCAACATCGTCAAGTCCCTCGACTCCTCCCTCGCCACCGGCAACCTACAGAAGATGTCCGAGACCATGGACAGCTTCGAGAGGCAGTTCGTCAACATGGAGGTCCAGGCAGAGTTCATGGAGGGCGCCATGGCCGGCTCCACCTCCCTCTCCACGCCCGAGACAGAGGTCAACAGCCTCATGCAGCAGGTCGCGGATGACTATGGCCTCGAGGTCTCCGTCGGCCTCCCGCAGGCCGCCGCGCACGCCATACCTGCCGCAAAGGATAAGGAGAAGGTCGACGAGGACGACCTCACCCGCCGCCTCGCTGAGCTCAAGGCACGCGGCTAA